One part of the Eubalaena glacialis isolate mEubGla1 chromosome 19, mEubGla1.1.hap2.+ XY, whole genome shotgun sequence genome encodes these proteins:
- the TTLL6 gene encoding tubulin polyglutamylase TTLL6 has product MEIKSYQKINHFPGMTEICRKDLLARNMSRMLKIFPKDFHFFPRTWCLPADWGDLQNYSRSRKNKTYICKPDSGCQGRGIFITRTVKEIKPGEDMICQLYISKPFIIDGFKFDLRIYVLMTSCDPLRIFVYNEGLARFATTSYSHPCPDNLDDICMHLTNYSINKHSSNFLRDAHSGSKRKLSTFNVYMESHGYNVGQIWRDIEDIIIKTLISAHPIIKHNYHTCFPNHTLNSACFEILGFDILLDHKLKPWLLEVNHSPSFSTDSWLDKEVKNSLLYDTLVLINLRSCDKKKVLEEERQRARFLQQCRSRETRKEEVKGFQAMLLEKTEKYEKENCGGFRLIYPSVNSEKYEKFFQDNNSLFQNTVASRAREVYARQLIQELRLKQEKISFQTKDKRVEMQGESAGERARGKSMQSWRQKQRQTCKTATNPASKQYLQPLTLVSCTPDLLTSIRDTKKNETDSSLEQEAPREEAGPSPHKPTSVRPYSSITDLRNSSLLSCSRPELSKPVSRIREAKSTSAVNTITSTVPLTSVETFPESTTQVSDTPQSLLGVTMGTSSECSSSEMDRMASFKCKQQQMPWHLLQEKLSNNSLPTKSQSFSRSLNPRWTLLKNGMKKQHPVSEPFAKVSLREKLSLFPAHYNPELVLSDKSQNTSLPQECYFCSRSSGEKRQLDVPSLLLLQNSHSHAVSLNDLLVVATAARLDPRPGRSHTGAVRDRCIQDQEAYSHCLTSGQRGCERN; this is encoded by the exons ATGGAAATCAAAAGTTACCAG AAAATCAATCACTTCCCAGGGATGACTGAAATCTGCCGCAAGGACTTGCTGGCCAGGAATATGAGCCGCATGTTAAAGATATTCCCAAAAGATTTCCACTTTTTCCCTAGGACCTGGTGTCTTCCTGCTGA CTGGGGAGATTTGCAGAACTACAGCAGGTCAAGAAAAAACAAGACGTACATCTGTAAGCCGGATTCGGGCTGCCAGGGGAGAGGTATATTCATCACCCGGacagtgaaagaaatcaaacctgGGGAGGATATGATCTGTCAACTCTATATCTCAAAG ccctttATCATCGACGGGTTCAAGTTTGACCTGCGGATTTACGTGCTCATGACATCCTGTGACCCTCTCAGGATTTTTGTGTACAACGAAGGACTGGCGCGCTTTGCCACCACCTCCtactcccacccctgcccagacAACCTG GACGATATCTGCATGCACCTGACTAATTATTCCATTAATAAGCACAGTTCCAATTTCCTTCGAGATGCTCACTCTGGCAGCAAGAG GAAGCTCTCCACCTTCAACGTGTACATGGAGAGCCACGGCTACAACGTGGGGCAGATCTGGAGAGATATCGAGGACATCATCATCAAGACGCTCATCTCGGCTCACCCCATCATCAAGCATAACTACCACACCTGCTTCCCCAATCACACACTCAACAGCGCCTGCTTTGAAATCCTGGGCTTCGACATTTTGCTGGATCACAAACTCAAGCCCTGGCTGCTGGAG GTCAACCACTCTCCGAGCTTCTCCACTGACTCATGGTTGGATAAAGAGGTAAAGAACAGTCTGCTGTATGACACTTTGGTCCTGATCAACCTGAGAAGCTGTGACAAAAAGAAAGTCTTGGAGGAGGAGAGACAACGGGCACGGTTCCTGCAGCAGTGTCGTTCTCGGGAGACCAG GAAGGAGGAAGTCAAGGGCTTTCAGGCCATGCTTCTAGAGAAAACTGAGAAGTATGAAAAGGAAAACTGTGGAGGCTTCCGCCTGATTTATCCCAGTGTGAATTCGGAGAAGTATGAGAAGTTTTTCCAGGACAACAACTCCCTCTTCCAGAATACAGTTGCCTCCAGGGCTCGGGAGGTGTATGCCCG GCAGCTGATCCAGGAGCTGAGActgaaacaggagaaaatatccTTCCAAACGAAAGATAAGAGGGTAGAAATGCAGGGGGAATCAGCAGGCGAGCGAGCGAGAGGCAAGAGCATGCAGAGCTGGCGACAGAAACAAAGGCAGACATGCAAGACCGCCACCAACCCGGCCTCCAAACAA TACCTCCAGCCATTGACATTAGTGTCCTGCACACCCGACTTGCTGACGAGCATCAGAGacacaaagaaaaatgagacagaCAGCAGCCTTGAGCAGGAGGCCCCCAGGGAGGAGGCTGGCCCTTCTCCCCATAAGCCTACATCTGTGAGGCCTTACAGCTCTATTACTGACTTGAGGAATTCAAGCCTTCTCAGCTGCTCCAGGCCAGAGCTCAGTAAACCCGTCTCCAGAATCAGGGAAGCCAAGTCCACCTCTGCAGTGAACACAATCACCAGCACTGTG ccTCTAACCTCAGTAGAAACCTTCCCAGAATCCACCACCCAGGTCTCAGACACCCCCCAGTCTCTGCTAGGGGTGACCATGGGAACCAGCTCTGAGTGCAGTAGCTCAGAGATGGACAGGATGGCCTCCTTTAAATGCAAGCAGCAGCAGATGCCTTGGCACCTCCTCCAGGAAAAATTATCAAACAATTCTCTGCCTACAAAATCCCAGAGCTTCTCAAGGAGTCTGAACCCAAGGTGGACTTTGCTAAAGAATGGCATGAAGAAGCAGCATCCCGTGTCAGAGCCGTTCGCCAAGGTTTCACTGAGGGAGAAGCTGTCCTTGTTCCCAGCTCACTACAACCCAGAGCTGGTGCTGAGTGACAAGTCAC AAAACACCTCCCTGCCCCAGGAGTGCTACTTCTGCAGCCGAAGCTCTGGCGAGAAGAGGCAGCTGGAtgtgccctccctcctcctcctgcagaaTTCTCACAGCCATGCTGTTTCCCTGAATGACCTGCTGGTGGTTGCCACTGCAGCCCGACTGGATCCGAGGCCTGGCAGAAGCCATACAGGTGCTGTGCGAGACCGGTGTATACAGGATCAGGAAGCATACAGCCACTGCCTGACCTCTGGCCAAAGAGGATGTGAGAGGAACTAG